A DNA window from Trichomycterus rosablanca isolate fTriRos1 chromosome 9, fTriRos1.hap1, whole genome shotgun sequence contains the following coding sequences:
- the cnr1 gene encoding cannabinoid receptor 1: protein MKSVLDGVADTTFRTITSGLQYLGSNDASYDDPTINADFVKGGYSFQKPPSAFRSNSFPDKVAPNEELIIKGLPFAPTNATDLFGNQSLAEEGGNVQCGENFMDMECFMILTPNQQLAVAVMSLILGTFTVLENLVVLCVILHSRTLRCRPSYHFIGSLAVADLLGSVIFVYSFLDFHIFHRKDSPNIFLFKLGGVTASFTASVGSLFLTAIDRYISIHRPLAYRRIVTRTKAVIAFCMMWTISIIIAVLPLLGWNCKSLKSVCSDIFPLIDENYLMFWIGVTSILLIFIIYAYMYILWKAHHHAVRMLSRTSQKSLVVYSTDGTKVQTTRPEQARMDIRLAKTLLLILVVLVICWGPLLAIMVYDLFWKMTDDIKIVFAFCSMLCLFNSTVNPIIYALRSKDLRRAFLAAFQGCRSSSNTLQLDNSLESDCQNRNLKIHANRAAESCVKTTVKIAKVTMSVSTDTSAEAV from the coding sequence ATGAAGTCTGTTCTGGATGGCGTAGCAGACACCACCTTCAGGACCATCACCTCTGGTCTCCAGTATCTTGGCTCCAACGACGCCAGCTATGATGACCCTACTATCAACGCTGATTTTGTCAAGGGTGGCTATTCATTTCAGAAGCCACCATCTGCCTTCCGCAGTAACTCTTTTCCAGATAAAGTAGCCCCAAATGAGGAGCTAATTATAAAAGGGCTGCCCTTTGCCCCAACCAATGCCACGGATCTGTTCGGGAACCAGAGCCTGGCTGAGGAAGGGGGAAATGTACAATGTGGGGAGAACTTCATGGACATGGAATGCTTCATGATCTTGACTCCAAACCAGCAGTTAGCCGTAGCTGTTATGTCTCTAATACTTGGTACCTTTACAGTGCTGGAGAACCTAGTGGTACTGTGTGTGATCTTGCATTCGCGTACCCTGCGATGCAGACCATCCTACCACTTTATCGGCAGCCTGGCTGTGGCAGACCTACTGGGCAGTGTCATTTTTGTGTATAGTTTTTTGGACTTCCACATCTTTCATCGCAAAGACAGTCCCAACATATTTCTCTTTAAGCTTGGAGGTGTCACAGCATCCTTTACCGCCTCTGTGGGAAGTCTCTTTCTAACGGCCATTGATCGATATATTTCGATCCATCGACCGCTGGCCTATCGGCGCATTGTGACACGCACCAAGGCAGTGATTGCTTTCTGCATGATGTGGACTATTTCCATCATCATTGCAGTGTTGCCTCTTCTCGGCTGGAACTGCAAAAGCTTGAAATCGGTGTGTTCGGACATCTTCCCCCTCATTGATGAAAATTACCTGATGTTCTGGATTGGCGTGACAAGCATCCTAttgatcttcatcatctacgCGTACATGTACATTCTATGGAAAGCACACCACCATGCTGTCCGAATGCTCAGCCGGACCTCACAGAAGAGCTTGGTTGTCTATTCCACAGATGGAACCAAGGTTCAGACCACCCGACCAGAGCAGGCCAGAATGGACATACGTCTTGCCAAGACTCTCCTCCTTATCCTGGTGGTTCTTGTAATCTGCTGGGGCCCCTTGTTGGCAATAATGGTGTATGACCTATTCTGGAAGATGACTGATGACATCAAGATCGTTTTTGCCTTCTGCAGCATGCTCTGCTTGTTCAACTCCACCGTGAACCCAATAATCTACGCCTTGAGAAGTAAGGATCTGCGTCGGGCCTTCCTAGCGGCTTTTCAGGGGTGCAGGAGCAGCAGCAACACACTGCAGCTGGACAACAGCTTGGAGTCAGACTGCCAGAACCGCAACCTGAAGATCCATGCTAACCGAGCAGCCGAGAGTTGTGTCAAGACTACTGTGAAAATCGCTAAAGTTACGATGTCCGTCTCCACTGACACCTCAGCTGAAGCTGTCTGA